Part of the Natrialbaceae archaeon AArc-T1-2 genome, TTCATCGATTCAGTTCAGTCATCGGCCGCTACTGGCGTCGAATGGCGGTATTATTCCTGTCATCCAAAACCATTATAATCAGTTGGGTGCTATGTGTGCTCGAATGGGTGTGTATGAGATGTACACACTAGGTCTCGTCGCAAGCGACCGTCACGAGACCGGAACTGGAGCCTGCCCGGGGTAATCCCTCGCATCAGGCGTTTCCCTCGAGTCGCTCGATTACGTCGTCGAGGGTCCCGTAGGCAGTTGCAGAACCCGGTCGAACTACACTCGAGAGTGACTGATGGAGCTACGTACATACCGATCCTGGAACGGAACGTCGTCCGGCGGGCGTGATATCCCCGAATTCGGGGTTACGATACGAGAGAGAGTCCTCTAGCCATGGCGTCGGGACTCAACCGCGATCTCGGATTGCCCGAAGTCGTCGCGATTAGCATCGGCGCGATGGTCGGATCGGGAATCTTCATTCTCCCGGCACTGGCCTACGAGATCGCCGGCTCGACGGTCGTGCTGGCGTACATCCTGGCTGGGCTGTTAGTCATCCCCGCAGCGCTGTCGAAGTCCGAGATGGCGACGGCGATGCCGGAAGACGGCGGCAGCTACGTCTACATCGAACGCGGGATGGGGCCGTTGCTTGGCACCGTCGCCGGCATCGGGACGTGGTTCTCGCTGTCGTTCAAGGGTGCGCTCGCACTCGTCGGCGGCGTTCCCTATCTCCTGTACATGCTGGATCGCAGCCTCTCTTCAGGAGTCGTTACGGGACTCGCGCTGGGTATCGCAGCGCTTCTGATCCTGCTCAACCTCATCGGATCCGACGTCACTGGGCGGTTCCAGGTCGGCATCGTCGCGATCATGCTCGTCGCGATGGTCTGGTTCGTCGCCGGCAGCGGCCTCGCCATCGAGAGTGAGCGCTTGAGCGGGTCGCTCGATCCGGGATCGACCGGTTTACTCGCGGCGACGGGTGCGGTCTTCGTCTCGTACGCCGGTGTCACCAAGATCGCGAGCGTCGCCGAAGAGATCGAAAATCCCTCCCGGAACATCCCACTCGGGATGCTGGTCTCGCTCGGGTTCACGACCCTGCTGTACGTGTTGCTGGTCGTGGTGCTCATCGGCGTCACGCCCGGCGACGTCCTCACTGCCACCGACGCGCCTGTCGCCGTCGCTGCCGAGCAGACCCTCGGTACGATCGGCGTCGTCGCAGTCGTCGTCGCTGCCTTGCTGGCGCTTGTCAGCACCGCCAACGCCGGCGTGCTCTCGGCCTCGCGGTATCCGTTCGCGATGGCGCGTGACAACCTCGTTCCCACCTCACTCGAGGAGCTTCATCCCCGGTTTAACACGCCGATGAGGGCGATCCTCCTCACGGGTGCCGTCATCATGGTACTGATCGCGTTCGTGCCGATCCTCCAGATCGCGAAACTGGCCTCCGCGTTCCAGGTGCTCGTGTTCATCCTGGTCAATCTCGCGGTCGTCGGCTTCCGGGAGGGAGCCGTCGAGGGGTACGATCCCGACTATGTCTCCCCGCTGTATCCCTGGGTCCAAGTGGCCGGCATCGTCGGCGGACTCGTCGTGTTGACGACGATGGGGACGATTCCGTTCGTCGGCGCGATCGTCATCACCGCCGGTGCGATGGCGTGGTACTACGTCTACGCCCGCAAGCGGATCGACCGCGAAGGAGCGGCCCGCGCCGGCGTCCGCGAGAACGTCAGCGAACGTGCCACCGACCGTACCCGCGAGCTCTTCGAGTCCGACCAGGAGTACGACGTGCTGGTTGCGATCACCGAGACGACCTCACCCGAGGCGAAACGAGACATGCTCCGGATGGCGACCGACATGGGGCGGCTACGATCGACGACCGTCTCCGTCGTCGAGTTCGTCGACGTCCCCTGTCGGGTGTTCGCCGGCGATCACGCCGACGTCTGTACCGACGACGTTCCCGACTGGTTCCCAAACGGCGCCACCGACACACCGACGTGGTTCCCCGACGACCAGCCCGTCGAACGTCCGGTTCGTGCCTCCGGTGGTGTTACCGTCGCCGACGCCGAACCGGAGGCGACGACGGGATCGCGAATCGAGTACCGCGAGGTCGACAGCGAGGACCACAACCGCGCGATCGTCGACTTCGCGACCTACGGCGACTACGATCTGGTGATCGCCGAACGCGACCAGGCCGAGTTCCACAAGCGGCTGTTCGGCAGCGACACCGACTGGCTGCTCGAGAACGCTCCCTGTGACGT contains:
- a CDS encoding amino acid permease, producing the protein MASGLNRDLGLPEVVAISIGAMVGSGIFILPALAYEIAGSTVVLAYILAGLLVIPAALSKSEMATAMPEDGGSYVYIERGMGPLLGTVAGIGTWFSLSFKGALALVGGVPYLLYMLDRSLSSGVVTGLALGIAALLILLNLIGSDVTGRFQVGIVAIMLVAMVWFVAGSGLAIESERLSGSLDPGSTGLLAATGAVFVSYAGVTKIASVAEEIENPSRNIPLGMLVSLGFTTLLYVLLVVVLIGVTPGDVLTATDAPVAVAAEQTLGTIGVVAVVVAALLALVSTANAGVLSASRYPFAMARDNLVPTSLEELHPRFNTPMRAILLTGAVIMVLIAFVPILQIAKLASAFQVLVFILVNLAVVGFREGAVEGYDPDYVSPLYPWVQVAGIVGGLVVLTTMGTIPFVGAIVITAGAMAWYYVYARKRIDREGAARAGVRENVSERATDRTRELFESDQEYDVLVAITETTSPEAKRDMLRMATDMGRLRSTTVSVVEFVDVPCRVFAGDHADVCTDDVPDWFPNGATDTPTWFPDDQPVERPVRASGGVTVADAEPEATTGSRIEYREVDSEDHNRAIVDFATYGDYDLVIAERDQAEFHKRLFGSDTDWLLENAPCDVMLVDDDGFDGADEIAVVANQGPYDPLKLLFADAVAEETGAELNLLQAIPADAPDSQRETVERYHEELISTLTVPTRSTVIETDDEIDGLTRFVGDADLLVTGIDRTGLGARLLGRPGNRLIDSVDTTAVMVQTHDGRRRGPLERLLMDHLFG